A portion of the Candoia aspera isolate rCanAsp1 chromosome 18, rCanAsp1.hap2, whole genome shotgun sequence genome contains these proteins:
- the SLC2A1 gene encoding solute carrier family 2, facilitated glucose transporter member 1, whose translation MASEAKMTLQLMLAVGGAVLGSLQFGYNTGVINAPQTVIEEFYNQTWFNRYEKYITPGTLVTLWSLSVSIFSVGGMLGSFSVGLFVNRFGRRNSMLMSNSLAFIAAILMGFSKMAGSFEMLILGRFVVGIYSGLSTGFVPMYVGEVSPTALRGALGTLHQLGVVVGILIAQIFGINLIMGTETLWPFLLGFTFIPSLVQCVLLPFAPESPRFLLINLNEENKAKNVLKKLRGTTDVSRDLQEMKEESRQMLQEKKVTILELFRSPVYRQPLLIAIVLQLSQQLSGINAVFYYSTDIFRRAGVQKPVYATIGAGVVNTAFTVVSLFVVERAGRRTLHLVGLMGMAVCAFLMTIALALLNQVPWLSYLSIVAILGFVAFFEIGPGPIPWFIVAELFSQGPRPAAIAVAGLSNWTSNFIIGMGFQYVADLCGAYVFIIFFVLLILFFIFTYFKVPETKGRTFDEIASEFRQGSAAHSDKTPDEFHSLGADSQV comes from the exons ATGACCCTCCAGTTGATGCTGGCTGTTGGAGGGGCAGTGTTGGGCTCTCTGCAGTTTGGGTATAACACCGGAGTCATCAATGCACCCCAGACG GTGATAGAAGAATTTTACAACCAAACATGGTTCAACCGATACGAGAAGTACATCACCCCGGGCACTCTTGTCACTCTCTGGTCTCTCTCGGTGTCCATTTTCTCGGTTGGTGGGATGCTCGGGTCATTCTCAGTTGGGCTCTTCGTCAACCGCTTTGGACG GCGGAACTCCATGTTGATGTCCAACTCCCTGGCGTTTATCGCTGCCATCCTGATGGGCTTCTCCAAGATGGCCGGGTCTTTTGAGATGCTGATCCTTGGCCGCTTCGTCGTGGGGATCTACTCTGGCCTCAGCACAGGCTTTGTGCCCATGTACGTGGGGGAAGTGTCCCCCACGGCTCTTCGGGGGGCCTTAGGGACACTCCACCAGCTTGGGGTCGTCGTCGGGATCCTGATCGCGCAG ATCTTTGGCATCAATCTGATCATGGGGACCGAGACGCTCTGGCCCTTTTTGCTGGGGTTCACCTTCATCCCTTCCTTGGTTCAATGCGTcctgctgccttttgctcctgAAAGCCCCCGCTTCCTTCTCATTAACCTCAACGAGGAGAACAAAGCCAAGAATG TCCTAAAGAAGCTCCGAGGGACGACCGATGTCAGCAGGGACCTTCAGGAGATGAAAGAGGAGAGCCGGCAAATGTTGCAGGAGAAGAAGGTCACCATTTTGGAGCTTTTCCGCTCCCCGGTGTACCGCCAGCCCCTCTTGATTGCCATCGTACTGCAGCTCTCCCAGCAACTCTCGGGGATCAACGCG gTCTTCTACTACTCAACAGACATCTTTCGAAGAGCCGGAGTGCAGAAGCCTGTCTACGCCACGATTGGGGCTGGTGTTGTCAACACAGCCTTTACCGTTGTCTCG TTGTTCGTGGTGGAGCGGGCTGGTCGAAGGACGCTGCACCTGGTTGGACTTATGGGAATGGCCGTATGTGCATTTCTCATGACCATTGCCCTGGCGCTACTG AATCAAGTGCCGTGGTTGTCGTATCTCAGCATTGTTGCTATCCTTGGCTTTGTGGCATTTTTCGAAATCGGCCCGGGACCTATTCCCTGGTTCATTGTGGCAGAGTTGTTCAGCCAAGGCCCACGTCCTGCTGCCATTGCCGTTGCGGGGCTGTCCAACTGGACCTCCAACTTCATCATAGGGATGGGCTTTCAATACGTGGCG GACCTTTGTGGGGCCTACGTCTTCATCATTTTCTTCGTCTTGCTTATCCTCTTCTTCATCTTCACCTACTTCAAGGTGCCTGAGACAAAGGGCCGAACCTTTGACGAGATTGCCTCCGAGTTCCGCCAGGGGAGTGCTGCCCATAGTGACAAGACGCCAGATGAGTTCCACAGCTTGGGTGCTGACTCCCAAGTCTAA